CGAAAAAAAAGGAAGCCAAATGGCTTCCTTTTTTTATTTTAAAATAATTTTACGCTAGGTATTATAAAAAGCGTTTTGATTTTATTTCGGATTAATAATAATAGCTGCTGGATATTTTTTTCTGACTTCATTATATTTTCTTTGGGCTTCTAAAGCTGTTTTTATACCCGTGATACGCACTCTGTAATCCACATCTACATGCACAATTTTACAAGTCCAACCGGGGAAATCAACTTCAAAATTTGATTTTTTTTGATTGGCTAAATTGTACATTCCATTATATATTTGAATTTGATATTCTTCGGTAGTAGCATCCGAAGACTTGTAGATAGCAAGTAGTTTAGATACTTTGTCGTCTTGTTGCAGTGTAATCACTCCTTCTTGGGCATTACTGTATAGCGTGAAAAAGGTGAATATCAAGATGTTGATAGTTGTTTTCATAATTTGTTATTTCAGTTTTAAAACTAGAGTGCAAAGATAATTTTTTAATTTTTAGAGAAAAGCAATCTATTTTTATTTAGAATTGGTATAAATTGCAAATTATAAATACCTTAGCATTTCGGAAATAAAGTCTATGTCGTATTTTTGCATTCGGTTTCTTGGGGTATTTTTAGTGCACTTATTAGGAAATGTAAAAACCATGCCAAGAAATGAATAGAAACAATTTTAATATGAAAAAGGTTACGTACCGCAATCAATTTTCTAAAGTTTTAGGTCTCAGTTTGTTAATCGGACTTTTGTTTTCAACAAGTCTTTTTTCTCAAGACGAAATCGCTTCTTCCGGTGATCCTGCAAAAGGTAAATCCTTGTTTAATCAAAATTGCGCTGCTTGTCATGCTTTAAATAGAAATATGACAGGTCCTGCTCTTGCCAATGTTGAAAGTCGGCTTGCAAGTGAAGAAGGTTTGGATAAGGAGTGGCTATATGCTTGGATCAAGAACAGTGCAGGTCTTATCGCTTCGGGCGATGCTTATGCTAATAAGATCTACAACGAGTACAACAAAGCAGCAATGACTGCTTTTCCAACATTGTCAAATGCGGATATCGATGATATTTTAGCCTATACGGCTGCACCGCCTCCGGCTCCTGTGGTTACTGCTGAAGCCCTTCCTGGAGAAGGAACTGCTGCATCAGGAGGTTTGTCAAACGAAGTGATACTAGGGGCTTTGGTTCTAGTTTTTGCGCTGCTTGTTATGATGTTGATTATGGTCAACATGACTTTGCGCAGAATTGCAGAAGCAAACGGTGTTTTTGTTGAGAAGGAAGCGTCTGAAAAAAGAACTCCGATTTGGAAAGCTTTTGTTCAAAATCAATTTTTGGTTTTGGTAACCGTTATTTTCTTACTTCTGGGAAGTGCATATTTTGCTTATGGCTGGATGATGCAAGTAGGTGTTGATCAAGGTTACGCCCCAATTCAACCCATACATTACTCGCATAAAATTCACGCTGGTGATAACAAGATTGATTGTCAATATTGCCATTCTTCAGCACGAGTATCTAAGCATTCTGGAATACCTTCTTTGAATGTTTGTATGAATTGTCATAAATCTATTTATGAATACAAGGGAAATCCAGAAGGTCCGTCTAAAGAAGATTTAGCCAATGGGTATACCAATGAGTTTTATACTGGAGAAATTAAAAAACTATACAAAGCAGTAGGCTGGGATGAAGAAAATCAAAAATACACAGGGGAGTCTAAGTCTGTGGAATGGGTGAGAATTCATAACCTTCCTGATTTTGCTTACTTTAACCACTCTCAACACGTAACTGTTGGTGGTATTGAATGTCAAACCTGTCATGGTCCAGTGGAAGAAATGGAGATTATGTATCAATTTTCACCGTTAACGATGGGTTGGTGTATTAACTGCCACAGAGAAACTAATGTGAAGGTAGAAGGCAATGAATATTATGAAAAAATTCATGCAGAACTTTCTAAAAAGTATGGTGTTGAAACCTTGACAGCTGCCCAAATGGGTGGATTGGAATGTGGTAAGTGTCACTATTAAAAAATTAATAAGAAGATAATTTCAGAGATATATTTATGGCATCAAACAAAAAATATTGGAAAAGTGAAGCGGAGTTAAATCCAAACGATTCCATTGTTGAGGCGCTAAGACATAATGAGTTTGTTCAAGATATTCCTGTGGATGAATTTTTAGGAGATAAGGATAACTTGGCTTCTTCATCAACGAACAGAAGAGATTTCTTGAAATATGTTGGTTTTAGTACTGCTGCTGCTACTTTAGCAGCCTGTGAAGGACCGGTAATTAAATCTATTCCTTATGTTGTGCAACCAGAGACGATAATTCCTGGAATAGCAAACTTTTACGCGACAACCATTGCAAATGGTTTTGATTTTTCAAGTGTACTAGTAAGAACTAGAGAAGGAAGACCTATTTCAATTCAGAACAACGTAGATGCTAAAGTAAATGGCGGTGCTAACGCAAGAGTCAATGCATCGGTTTTAGGTTTGTATGATAGCACTCGTTTGCAAGGGCCTATGCAAAATGGCGAAGCTATCGACTGGAGCGATTTAGATGCTGCGGTTAAGAATGGTTTAGCAGCTGCTCAAAATTCAGGCAAGCAAATTGTACTCTTAACCCAGACCTATGCTAGTCCTTCTACGGAAAGATTGGTAGGTGATTTTAAAGCGTCATACGCCAATGTGAAGCACATTTCTTATGATGCCATATCAGAAGATGCGGCATTAAATGCCTTTGAAGCTAAATACGGAGAAAGAGCCTTAGCAGATTATGATTTTTCTAAGGCAGAGGTAATCGTGTCTTTCGGTGCTGACATTTTAGGTGATTGGCAAGGTGGAGGTTTTGATAGTGGATATTCTAAAGGACGTATTCCTCAAAATGGTAAAATGTCGCGACACATTCAGTTCGAGGCAAATATGTCATTAACGGGAGCGAATGCTGATAAGAGAATTCCTTTAAAGCCAAGTGAGCAAAAAGTGGCATTGGCAAAGTTATATGCCAAATTAAATAATACATCAGTTGGCGGAAGCTTAAGTGATGCGGCTACTAAAGCAGTAGATGCTGCAGCAGCTCAAATTCGTAAAGCAGGTACTGCGGCAGTAGTGGTAACTGGTTTAGATGACCTTAATGCTCAGGCAGTTGTTTTAGCTATAAATGAACAAATAAAGAGCGCAGCTTTTGATGTTGCAGCTCCAAAATATACAAGACAGGGTAATGTAAAAGAAGTCAATACCTTAGTTGCTGATATGAAAGCTGGTAAGGTTGGTGTATTGCTTATGGATGGTGTAAACCCTGCATATTCACTACCTAATGCTTCTGACTTTTTAGAGGGACTTCAAACAGTTGGTTTATCTGTTAGTTTTTCTACCAATACAAACGAAACTACAATAGCTACGCAATATACAGGTGCTAGCTCCTATTTCTTAGAATCTTGGGGTGATGTTCAAATGAAAAAAGGACATTACGGCTTAATGCAACCAACGATTAAAGAATTATTTGATACACGTCAATTCCAATCGTCACTATTAGTTTGGATGGGAAATGACAAAACGTACTATGAATATATAAAAGAGACTTGGACTACTTCTATTTTGGGAGAGAGTGAATGGAACAAAGCACTGCATGATGGTGTGTTTTCCGCTTCAACTACTGTTTTAAGTGATCTTGATTCGGCTGTAAGTGCCATCGTTGCACCAATGTCAGAAGTTGCTGTTGATCAGGCTACAGTTGTACCTTTGGCTTCTGCTCTCCGTGACCTATCAAATGCCACGGTAGCTGATATGGAATTAAGCTTATATTCCAAAGTAGGTATGGGTGACGGTCAAATGGCGAATAACCCTTGGTTGCAAGAATTTCCAGATCCTATTTCTCGTGTTTCATGGGACAATTATGTTACCGTATCTAAAACAGATGCTGAAAAATTAGGGTTCGTTAACGAACATGTGGCGAATGGCGGTTTAGATGGTAGCTATGCAAAAGTCACTGTGGGTGGTGTTGCTGTTGAAAATGTTCCGGTTATTATTCAACCAGGACAAGCTGTTGGAACTATTGGTTTAGCCTTGGGCTATGGAAGGCTAGAAGGGATGAAAACCGAAATGCAGACAGGTGTTAACGCTTATCCGCTTTATCAGAATTTTTCAAGTAGCCAGACGGTTTCTATTGAGAAATCCGCAGGACTTCATGAGTTTGCTTGTGTGCAGTTGCAAAAAACCCTAATGGGTAGAGAAGATATTATAAAAGAAACAACCCTCGAAATATTTAATACCAAAGAAGCTCAGGATTGGAATAAAAAGCCAATGGTTTCTTTAGATCACCAAGAAGTCGCTGCTTCATCTGTAGATTTATGGGAAAGCTTTGATCGTTCTATTGGGCATCATTTTAATTTATCGATAGACTTGAATGCCTGTACTGGTTGTGGAGCTTGTGTTATTGCATGTCATGCAGAAAACAACGTACCTGTAGTAGGGAAAAAAGAGATAAGAGTGTCAAGAGATATGCACTGGCTGCGTATTGATAGGTACTATTCTTCTGAAGATACGTTTGCCGACGATATTGAAGCAAAAGATAGCACTGATGGCCTAGGTTTAGGAAACTATTTAGTGGGTGACGGAGAAGGAGATGGTTCTTTGTCTACATTCAGTAGATTAGAAGATCCTTCCTTGAATCCTCAAGTTGCTTTTCAGCCTGTAATGTGTCAGCATTGTAACCATGCACCTTGTGAAACGGTTTGTCCGGTTGCGGCAACTACACATAGTCGTCAAGGTCAAAATCATATGGCCTATAACCGTTGTGTAGGTACTAGATATTGTGCGAACAACTGTCCTTATAAAGTACGTAGATTTAACTGGTTCTTGTATAATAACAACGACGAGTTCGATTACCACATGAATAATGACTTAGGTAAAATGGTTATTAATCCAGATGTTACCGTACGTTCAAGAGGGGTTATGGAAAAATGTTCTATGTGTATTCAAAAAACGCAGAAAACTATTCTTGACGCTAAGCGCGATGGTCGCGTGATAGAAGACGGTGAGTTCCAAACGGCATGTTCTTCAGCGTGTAACAATGGGGCAATGGTATTTGGAGATATCAATGATAAAGACAGTAAAATAGCTGATCTTAAAGAGAGTAATCGTATGTATCACTTGTTAGAATATGTGGGTACAAAACCTAACGTGTTTTATCATGTGAAAGTGAGAAATACGGAAGAAGCATAAAATAAATTAAGATCAACGTAACTATACTATAAAATATGGCGTCGCATTACGAAGCACCTATTAGAAAACCTTTAGTACTTGGAAACAAGAGCTACCACGACATTTCTGTGGATATCGCTCGTCCAGTGGAAGGAAAAGCCAACAAACAATGGTGGATTGTTTTTTCTATAGCATTAGTAGCATTTCTTTGGGGTATTGGGTGTATCATCTATACCGTTTCTACAGGAATTGGTACTTGGGGATTAAATAAAACAGTTGGATGGGCATGGGATATTACTAACTTCGTTTGGTGGGTTGGTATTGGTCACGCTGGAACATTAATTTCTGCAGTACTTTTATTATTTCGTCAAAAATGGAGAATGGCAATTAACCGTTCTGCTGAGGCAATGACAATTTTTTCGGTAGTACAAGCGGGTTTATTTCCAATCATTCACATGGGACGTCCTTGGTTGGCATATTGGGTACTACCTATACCAAATCAATTTGGATCTTTATGGGTAAACTTTAACTCCCCTTTGCTTTGGGATGTATTTGCAATATCAACCTATTTATCTGTTTCCTTGGTATTTTGGTGGACAGGTTTATTACCAGATTTTGCAATGATTAGAGATAGAGCTGTAAGGCCGTTTCAGAAGAAAATATACGCCTTACTTAGTTTTGGTTGGTCGGGTAGAGCAAAAGATTGGCAGCGTTTTGAAGAAGTTTCTTTGGTTTTAGCTGGTTTAGCTACACCACTGGTACTTTCAGTACATACTATTGTATCTTTTGATTTTGCTACTTCGGTAATCCCAGGATGGCATACTACTATTTTTCCACCGTACTTCGTAGCAGGAGCTATCTTCTCAGGGTTTGCGATGGTAAATACCTTACTAATTATCATGCGTAAAGTATGTAGTTTAGAAGATTATATTACGATTCAGCATATAGAGTTAATGAACATTGTTATTATGTTAACGGGTTCTATTGTTGGTTGTGCGTATATCACAGAATTATTTATGGCTTGGTATTCTGGTGTAGAATACGAGCAGTACGCATTTTTAAATAGAGCTACTGGTCCTTATGCTTGGGCGTATTGGGCAATGATGACCTGTAATGTTTTCTCACCACAATTTATGTGGTCTAAAAAATTACGTACAAGTATTACGTTTTCATTCGCTATTTCAATAGTAGTAAATATTGGTATGTGGTTTGAGCGTTTTGTTATTATCGTAACATCCCTACACCGTGACTATTTACCGTCATCGTGGACTATGTTTTCCCCTACTTTTGTAGATATAGGTATATTTGTTGGTACTATAGGATTCTTTTTTGTATTATTCTTACTCTATGCTAGAACATTCCCTGTGATTGCGCAAGCTGAAGTAAAATCGATTATGAAATCATCGGGAGAAAAGTACAAATTATTACGTGATGCTGGAAAGCCACTTTACGAGATAAAAAATGAAGTAGTACTTAAGGAAAAAATTGTAGAGGAAAAATCACTACCACTAGATGCTGATAAAGAAAAGGTTTCCTCTTTACTTGCGGCTATAGGAGTATTTGATCCAAAATCAGATACGCCAGATGATCTTAAAATGATTAAAGGTGTTGGACCTCAAATGGAGAAAACATTAAACCAGTTAGGTATTTTTAAGTTTTCTCAGGTGTCTAAAATGACAGAAAAAGAATACGATTTGTTAGATTCTATTACGAGTTCTTTCCCTGGAAGAGCGCAGAGAGATGATTGGGCAGGTCAAGCTAAGATTTTAAATAACAATAAATAGATATGGCCTCTAAAGTTATACATGCATTTTATACAGATGACGACGTGCTAATGCACGCTGTGAAAAAGGTAAAAGAAGCGAAACATCATATTGAGGAAGTATATTGTCCTTTTCCAGTTCATGGGCTAGATAAGGCGATGGGACTGAGTTCAACCAGGTTGGCCATTACGTCGTTCATGTATGGATGTGTTGGTTTGGCTGTTGCTATTACTATGATGAATTATATGATGATTCAAGACTGGCCAATGGATATTGGTGGAAAACCAAGTTTTAGTTACATAGAAAACATGCCTGCTTTTGTACCGATTATGTTTGAGCTTACCATTTTCTTTGCAGCGCATTTAATGGTAATTACCTTCTACATGAGAAGTAGATTATGGCCTTTTAAAGAAGCTGAAAACCCAGATAAAAGAACAACTGACGATCATTTTTTAATGGAAATTGAGATTCATAATAACGAGGATGAATTAATGCAATTACTAGCGGAAACAGGAGCAGTTGAAATAAATATTTCAGAAAAGTAGTTCAAAAGAGATATGAAAAGTTTTATAAAATTAGCAATATTACTTATGGTAGGGGTGACATGTACTTCTTGTTTCGATAAGAATAGTCCAAACTACCAATACATGCCAAACATGGCTAAATCCGTGGGATACGAATCGTATCAGGAGGTAGATTTCTTACCTAACGGTATGGAAGCTAAAAAACCTGTAGATAATACTATTCCTAGGGGCAAGTTGCCGTATAAATTTGCTGACGGGCTAGAGGGTAAAGAGTTGGCGAGGCTTCAAGAAAGTCCACTCGATTCTTTGGCTTCTTTAGAAAATTTGGCAGTGGGTTCAGAATTATACGCTGTTAACTGTGCCATATGTCATGGTAGCAAGGGAGCGGGTAATGGTTATTTGGTAGAAAGAGAAAAAATATTAGGGGTTCCTAGTTACGCGGATGTCGGAAGAAATATTACCGTTGGAAGCACATACCACACTATTTACTATGGCTTAAATTCCATGGGTTCTTATGCAAACCAACTGAATGAAGAAGAACGTTGGCAGGTGTCAGAATTTGTAATGAAATTAAAAGAAGAGTTAACAAAATAATACATAGATTTTAGATATGTACACTATTTCAAATAGATTAAAGATTGCTTCGATTGTATTAATGGTTATTGGTGCTCTTGGAATTGGAGTTGGCTTTGTTTCAGCTCCAGGCTCTGTAGCTGAGGCCAAAGAAATGGTCAGCAGTCATGCAGACGATCACAGTGGTGACGCACATGCAGAAAATGCAGCGCACGAAGTACATGACGCTGAACATGATGAACATGTAATGCATCAATTACAAAATAGACCCTGGGCTGCTGTTTATGTAGCGGCATTCTTTTTCTTTATGATTGCTTTAGGGGTATTGGCTTTTTATGCTATTCAACGTGCAGCGCAAGCTGGTTGGTCTCCGCTGCTGTTTAGAGTAATGGAGGGTATTACGGCCTATTTGGTACCGGGCGGAATCATAGTGTTTATCTTATTAGCGCTCTCAGTAGCACACTTGAACCATTTATTCGTTTGGATGGATCCCGAAGTTGTGGCGCACGATGAAATCATACGCAATAAATCAGGCTATTTAAATGGACCATTTTTTCTAAT
The sequence above is drawn from the Cellulophaga sp. Hel_I_12 genome and encodes:
- a CDS encoding c-type cytochrome gives rise to the protein MKKVTYRNQFSKVLGLSLLIGLLFSTSLFSQDEIASSGDPAKGKSLFNQNCAACHALNRNMTGPALANVESRLASEEGLDKEWLYAWIKNSAGLIASGDAYANKIYNEYNKAAMTAFPTLSNADIDDILAYTAAPPPAPVVTAEALPGEGTAASGGLSNEVILGALVLVFALLVMMLIMVNMTLRRIAEANGVFVEKEASEKRTPIWKAFVQNQFLVLVTVIFLLLGSAYFAYGWMMQVGVDQGYAPIQPIHYSHKIHAGDNKIDCQYCHSSARVSKHSGIPSLNVCMNCHKSIYEYKGNPEGPSKEDLANGYTNEFYTGEIKKLYKAVGWDEENQKYTGESKSVEWVRIHNLPDFAYFNHSQHVTVGGIECQTCHGPVEEMEIMYQFSPLTMGWCINCHRETNVKVEGNEYYEKIHAELSKKYGVETLTAAQMGGLECGKCHY
- a CDS encoding TAT-variant-translocated molybdopterin oxidoreductase, with the translated sequence MASNKKYWKSEAELNPNDSIVEALRHNEFVQDIPVDEFLGDKDNLASSSTNRRDFLKYVGFSTAAATLAACEGPVIKSIPYVVQPETIIPGIANFYATTIANGFDFSSVLVRTREGRPISIQNNVDAKVNGGANARVNASVLGLYDSTRLQGPMQNGEAIDWSDLDAAVKNGLAAAQNSGKQIVLLTQTYASPSTERLVGDFKASYANVKHISYDAISEDAALNAFEAKYGERALADYDFSKAEVIVSFGADILGDWQGGGFDSGYSKGRIPQNGKMSRHIQFEANMSLTGANADKRIPLKPSEQKVALAKLYAKLNNTSVGGSLSDAATKAVDAAAAQIRKAGTAAVVVTGLDDLNAQAVVLAINEQIKSAAFDVAAPKYTRQGNVKEVNTLVADMKAGKVGVLLMDGVNPAYSLPNASDFLEGLQTVGLSVSFSTNTNETTIATQYTGASSYFLESWGDVQMKKGHYGLMQPTIKELFDTRQFQSSLLVWMGNDKTYYEYIKETWTTSILGESEWNKALHDGVFSASTTVLSDLDSAVSAIVAPMSEVAVDQATVVPLASALRDLSNATVADMELSLYSKVGMGDGQMANNPWLQEFPDPISRVSWDNYVTVSKTDAEKLGFVNEHVANGGLDGSYAKVTVGGVAVENVPVIIQPGQAVGTIGLALGYGRLEGMKTEMQTGVNAYPLYQNFSSSQTVSIEKSAGLHEFACVQLQKTLMGREDIIKETTLEIFNTKEAQDWNKKPMVSLDHQEVAASSVDLWESFDRSIGHHFNLSIDLNACTGCGACVIACHAENNVPVVGKKEIRVSRDMHWLRIDRYYSSEDTFADDIEAKDSTDGLGLGNYLVGDGEGDGSLSTFSRLEDPSLNPQVAFQPVMCQHCNHAPCETVCPVAATTHSRQGQNHMAYNRCVGTRYCANNCPYKVRRFNWFLYNNNDEFDYHMNNDLGKMVINPDVTVRSRGVMEKCSMCIQKTQKTILDAKRDGRVIEDGEFQTACSSACNNGAMVFGDINDKDSKIADLKESNRMYHLLEYVGTKPNVFYHVKVRNTEEA
- the nrfD gene encoding NrfD/PsrC family molybdoenzyme membrane anchor subunit, which translates into the protein MASHYEAPIRKPLVLGNKSYHDISVDIARPVEGKANKQWWIVFSIALVAFLWGIGCIIYTVSTGIGTWGLNKTVGWAWDITNFVWWVGIGHAGTLISAVLLLFRQKWRMAINRSAEAMTIFSVVQAGLFPIIHMGRPWLAYWVLPIPNQFGSLWVNFNSPLLWDVFAISTYLSVSLVFWWTGLLPDFAMIRDRAVRPFQKKIYALLSFGWSGRAKDWQRFEEVSLVLAGLATPLVLSVHTIVSFDFATSVIPGWHTTIFPPYFVAGAIFSGFAMVNTLLIIMRKVCSLEDYITIQHIELMNIVIMLTGSIVGCAYITELFMAWYSGVEYEQYAFLNRATGPYAWAYWAMMTCNVFSPQFMWSKKLRTSITFSFAISIVVNIGMWFERFVIIVTSLHRDYLPSSWTMFSPTFVDIGIFVGTIGFFFVLFLLYARTFPVIAQAEVKSIMKSSGEKYKLLRDAGKPLYEIKNEVVLKEKIVEEKSLPLDADKEKVSSLLAAIGVFDPKSDTPDDLKMIKGVGPQMEKTLNQLGIFKFSQVSKMTEKEYDLLDSITSSFPGRAQRDDWAGQAKILNNNK
- a CDS encoding DUF3341 domain-containing protein, whose translation is MASKVIHAFYTDDDVLMHAVKKVKEAKHHIEEVYCPFPVHGLDKAMGLSSTRLAITSFMYGCVGLAVAITMMNYMMIQDWPMDIGGKPSFSYIENMPAFVPIMFELTIFFAAHLMVITFYMRSRLWPFKEAENPDKRTTDDHFLMEIEIHNNEDELMQLLAETGAVEINISEK
- a CDS encoding cytochrome c yields the protein MKSFIKLAILLMVGVTCTSCFDKNSPNYQYMPNMAKSVGYESYQEVDFLPNGMEAKKPVDNTIPRGKLPYKFADGLEGKELARLQESPLDSLASLENLAVGSELYAVNCAICHGSKGAGNGYLVEREKILGVPSYADVGRNITVGSTYHTIYYGLNSMGSYANQLNEEERWQVSEFVMKLKEELTK